GTCGTGCGCGACCTCTTCGTCGACCGCCAGCGGATGTTCGACAACCTCAAGAAGATCCAGGGCTGGGTCCCGATCGACTCCACCGCCGACCTGGGCCCGGGCCCGCGCGAGACCCAGGACGAGCAGCACGACCGCTACGCCATCAGCCGATGCATGACGTGCGGCTGCTGCCTCGAGGCCTGCCCGCAGTTCACCAAGGACAACGACTTTGTCGGCGCCCAGGTCATCGCCCAGGCCCTCTACTTCAACGAGCACCCCACCGGCGCGCAGCTCAAGGGCGAACGCCTCGACGTCCTGATGGGCCCCGGCGGCGTCACCGACTGCGGCAACGCACAAAACTGCGTCAAGGTCTGCCCCAAAGACATCCCCCTGACCGAAGCCATCGCCAAGGTCGGCCGACAGGCAACCGTCCACGTCGTCAAGCAATTCTTTACGGGCAAGAAGTAAGCCGTACCCTGTCGCGCACAGCGCGTCGCGGCCACAGGCCGCGCGATGATTCCGGCACCCCGTATGCGCGGCTACAATCAGGCGATGCACTCCGATACCTCCCCCGAGTTCGACCGCCTCCAGATCGAACGGCTGCGCCAAGCCACCCCGGCCCAGCGGCTTGCGACGGCGCTCAGCATGAGCGACACCGTGATGTGGCTTTCGCGTCAGGCGATTGCCCGTTTGCACCCGCAATGGAACGACCGACAGATACGACGCGAGTTCGCGCGGATCCACTACGGCCAAGCCGTCTCTAAACTTCTCGCAGTAGAAGAAGACACGCCGGCATGAAACACACACCGAGCGAAGCCGCCGCGGCTGCTCGTCCGCTATTGACGGCGATGGCCCGCTTGGATATCCCCTGCTACATCGGGGGCTCACTTGCCAGCTCTGCACACGGCGCATCGCGATCCACGATCGAC
The sequence above is a segment of the Phycisphaeraceae bacterium D3-23 genome. Coding sequences within it:
- the sdhB gene encoding succinate dehydrogenase iron-sulfur subunit, with amino-acid sequence MIASNKPEKFTVRIKRQDGKDQPSYWQSFEVPYTANQNIITVLQQVAANPVTTDGKRVTPVAWDCGCLEEVCGACTMVINGKVRQSCSCLVDELFTGATNQTISIEPMSKFPVVRDLFVDRQRMFDNLKKIQGWVPIDSTADLGPGPRETQDEQHDRYAISRCMTCGCCLEACPQFTKDNDFVGAQVIAQALYFNEHPTGAQLKGERLDVLMGPGGVTDCGNAQNCVKVCPKDIPLTEAIAKVGRQATVHVVKQFFTGKK